From Epinephelus lanceolatus isolate andai-2023 chromosome 2, ASM4190304v1, whole genome shotgun sequence, one genomic window encodes:
- the adma gene encoding adrenomedullin a encodes MQLIFQSFLSCCLLATVAHCVELEVNPELRKRLSIWLGSRMRRDLDSVSVQRTAESDSFVRPEDIRDTLLPHSSTHTNVRTKRSKNSANQSRRQGCSLGTCTVHDLAHRLHQLNNKLKIGSAPVDKISPQGYGRRRRSLPAHRVTLRLEQGRLRPVWSINESQVHKLEALLRRT; translated from the exons ATGCAATTGATCTTCCAGTCCTTCCTCTCCTGCTGTCTGTTGGCGACAGTAGCACACTGTGTGGAACTTGAAGTGAACCCGGAGTTGAGAAAAAG GCTAAGCATATGGCTAGGGAGCAGAATGAGACGGGATCTTGACAGTGTATCAGTACAGAGGACAGCAGAGTCTGACAGCTTTGTCAGACCAGAAGATATCAGGGATACTTTGCTGCCACATTCCAG CACTCACACCAATGTCCGAACCAAGAGGTCTAAAAACTCAGCCAACCAGTCAAGAAGACAAGGTTGTTCGCTGGGCACCTGCACAGTGCATGACCTCGCACACCGCCTGCACCAACTCAACAACAAGTTGAAGATCGGGAGCGCCCCTGTTGACAAGATCAGCCCTCAGGGATACGGCCGGAGGCGTCGGTCTCTCCCAGCGCACAGAGTCACACTGAGGCTAGAGCAGGGCAGGCTGAGGCCCGTGTGGAGCATAAATGAGTCACAAGTTCACAAGCTTGAGGCTCTCCTCAGACGGACATGA